In Mongoliitalea daihaiensis, one DNA window encodes the following:
- a CDS encoding RagB/SusD family nutrient uptake outer membrane protein encodes MKKLSFIFILSLGVFTFYSCDIDRSPFDSITADDLANSETSAQNVTLGTYSRMRAWTENWHRLFEYPGDNVSLSGTTSDPLFFSYNFNRIPNSSRTAGFWRSSYQIVVATNQVIGNVTEGSSASNDQILAENYYIRALMHFSLVNIFGRPYNQGANNPGVPLKLDAEPLNHPIRSSVGEVYNQVEADLLKAVALFSENKTNVYASKEAAQALLSRLYLYKEDNAKAAEYSDLVINSGRFSLLPTNRLGDYPKITPESNPETIFAVKFVKDVDYESNGWFTIGSLYANIQGAGWGEMYASRPYIELVREFPEDQRNKFIQPVVVNQNVTWGIYVRDNLTFGWTPLTPAGDGFEYQHAGMTKTVEKVFNERGGVSYHLDTDEGKKRILIDKQLDLRNNFPKYFILKCSGQDDQAHLWSPVVSRLAEMYLNKAEALAKLGQTTEALDLVNIVRTRAGIPSNGLYTMANLGGKSVLDVVIEERQLELSWEGHRKMDVFRNGKTLDRRYPGTHLAGNNPLPLIQANENRIIEFIPEAQLLVHEGLTQNPG; translated from the coding sequence ATGAAAAAATTATCATTCATATTTATTCTGTCCTTAGGAGTTTTTACATTTTACTCTTGCGACATAGACAGGTCTCCATTTGACTCTATCACAGCAGATGACCTAGCCAATTCAGAAACAAGTGCTCAAAACGTAACGTTAGGTACGTACAGCAGAATGCGTGCTTGGACCGAAAACTGGCACAGATTATTTGAATACCCTGGAGATAATGTTTCGCTTAGTGGTACGACCTCTGACCCTTTATTCTTTTCCTATAACTTCAACAGAATCCCAAACTCTAGTAGAACGGCCGGGTTTTGGAGAAGTAGTTACCAAATCGTAGTAGCTACCAATCAAGTAATTGGTAATGTAACGGAGGGAAGTTCTGCCAGTAATGATCAAATACTAGCAGAAAATTATTATATCCGAGCATTGATGCATTTTTCCTTAGTCAACATATTCGGTAGACCTTATAATCAAGGAGCCAATAACCCTGGTGTACCCTTGAAATTGGATGCTGAGCCTCTCAACCATCCTATCAGGTCTTCTGTAGGGGAAGTGTACAATCAGGTAGAAGCAGATTTACTTAAAGCTGTTGCTTTATTTTCTGAAAATAAAACCAATGTATACGCTTCTAAAGAAGCAGCACAGGCGCTACTATCTAGACTTTATTTATACAAAGAAGATAACGCAAAGGCAGCAGAGTATTCCGATCTGGTAATAAATTCAGGTAGATTTTCCTTATTACCTACTAATCGTCTTGGAGATTATCCTAAAATCACTCCAGAAAGTAACCCTGAGACAATTTTTGCAGTAAAATTTGTCAAAGATGTAGATTATGAATCGAATGGGTGGTTTACCATCGGATCGCTTTATGCCAATATTCAAGGTGCCGGTTGGGGAGAAATGTATGCATCTAGACCATATATTGAGCTCGTAAGAGAATTCCCAGAAGATCAAAGAAACAAATTTATTCAGCCAGTAGTCGTCAATCAAAATGTGACTTGGGGAATTTATGTAAGAGATAACTTGACATTTGGCTGGACGCCATTAACCCCAGCAGGTGATGGCTTCGAATACCAGCATGCTGGCATGACAAAAACAGTAGAAAAAGTATTTAACGAGCGAGGAGGAGTAAGTTATCACTTGGATACAGATGAGGGAAAAAAACGAATCCTGATAGACAAGCAACTTGACTTAAGAAACAACTTCCCGAAATACTTTATCCTAAAATGCTCTGGACAAGATGATCAAGCACATCTTTGGTCGCCCGTAGTCTCAAGACTTGCTGAAATGTATCTCAACAAAGCGGAAGCCTTAGCAAAACTTGGTCAAACTACTGAAGCTCTTGACTTGGTGAACATCGTCAGAACTAGAGCAGGAATTCCTTCTAATGGTCTTTACACCATGGCTAACCTTGGTGGTAAATCGGTCTTGGATGTAGTCATAGAAGAAAGACAATTAGAACTATCATGGGAAGGCCATAGAAAGATGGATGTATTCCGAAACGGAAAAACCTTGGACAGGAGATATCCTGGAACCCATCTTGCAGGTAATAACCCATTACCTTTGATCCAAGCAAATGAAAATAGAATTATTGAGTTTATACCGGAAGCCCAACTCCTCGTGCATGAAGGGTTGACACAGAATCCAGGATAA
- a CDS encoding zeta toxin family protein: MKKLYIIAGCNGAGKTTASYTILPEILDCKEFVNADEIAKGISPFQPEKAGIEAGRFMLKRIKKLLESGENFAFETTLSTRSYVQFVERAKELNYQVTCLFFWLDSDDLAVSRVARRVKEGGHHIPEDVIRRRYKSGLENFFRLFLPKVDNWLFVNNSGDTYEIMAEGGVNDVTINNKELWEGLKQKYYGD, from the coding sequence ATGAAGAAACTTTACATCATAGCAGGTTGTAATGGAGCAGGTAAAACTACTGCTTCGTATACCATCTTGCCTGAAATCCTGGACTGTAAAGAATTTGTGAATGCGGATGAAATTGCAAAAGGAATTTCTCCTTTCCAACCAGAAAAAGCTGGTATTGAAGCGGGAAGGTTCATGTTGAAAAGAATCAAAAAGTTATTAGAGTCAGGGGAAAATTTTGCTTTTGAAACCACGCTTTCTACAAGGAGTTATGTGCAATTTGTTGAAAGAGCAAAGGAATTAAATTATCAGGTAACCTGTTTGTTTTTTTGGTTAGATTCCGATGACTTGGCTGTTTCAAGGGTAGCAAGGCGAGTAAAAGAGGGTGGACATCATATACCTGAAGATGTTATCAGGAGAAGATATAAAAGCGGTCTTGAGAATTTTTTCAGATTATTTCTGCCCAAAGTGGATAACTGGTTATTTGTAAATAATTCTGGAGACACTTATGAAATAATGGCAGAAGGAGGGGTTAATGACGTCACAATTAATAACAAAGAATTGTGGGAAGGTTTAAAACAAAAATATTATGGAGACTAA
- a CDS encoding SusC/RagA family TonB-linked outer membrane protein gives MKKCLLCLLAFVLSSIPWESYAQSTTVNGRVLDSKTNESIPGANVIVKGTNRGTVTDFDGKFSLDLAPGAVVIFTFIGYGNQEITYTGQQSLEVKLSSDLKDLQEVIVTGYGTQKRENLTGSIATVSAEKLVDITSPNIGNMLQGKVAGVDVIASTGAPGAQPTIRIRGRSSIRSSVTPIWVVDGVIWHDTPILNPNDVESISVLKDAAAAALYGSRGANGVVVVTTKGAKAGVNKMSLNVRSGVSIFNRNDFQVMNSGELYDLWTQFPNTNSIPGWFDESLRQRDTDWLDVGTQVGQVRDYNLSYTGTSERARLFTAFNYFNETGTVKGDKFDRLSARINYDYDVNSRLTFKPKLAATYTTNDNARHSIYDMYRNLPWDNPFREDGSPINTLAPGANWLGRDNRNYLYDLQWNFGNSQIFNVLSNMDFSYEINEHLTFTSTNSLTFYTGTSFNYTDPRSNSGLADNGRISAGQNKRITRFTNQMLSYTRTFDKHFVNALLGYEFNDYVFSNVFAQGKGIPAGAQVVDNASEPQAVGGTKNDYAFQSYLFNVNYSYDNRYSAQGSFRRDGSSRFGANNRYGNFFSISGAWNIHNEAFFNVSAINYLRTKVAYGQVGNTPSSLYPHLELFSLNAQYDGNPAAVATSLGNPNLTWEKTAASNFGLEIGLFNRLDIVAEYYIKNTTDLLHFVPLPNISGFDGYFDNIGSVLNKGVELTLGADVLKAKDLNWRLDFNIGLNRNEITELYENRRQISGFRIIEVGEDIDTWFMRRWAGVNPENGTPLWERVDPNTGEITTTGSYAQATLQKVGTSTPLFFGGLTSSFDFKGFYLNANIAFSKGAQVYHSARETFDSDGAYPTYNYMRLRPEWSRWSPTNPNATHPQPIFGGNNEAHRPSSRFLEDVSFVRLRNVTAGYRIPASITQRFKVSGIDVFVSADNLVTLTSFSGLDPEAAIFGDTGSQYPLPRRINFGLNLNF, from the coding sequence ATGAAAAAATGTCTATTGTGTTTGTTGGCATTTGTGCTTTCCTCGATCCCTTGGGAGTCTTATGCTCAATCAACTACTGTAAACGGCAGGGTACTTGATTCAAAGACCAATGAGTCTATCCCCGGAGCCAACGTGATTGTAAAAGGTACCAATAGAGGTACAGTTACAGATTTTGATGGGAAATTTTCGCTAGACTTAGCCCCAGGTGCTGTTGTGATTTTCACATTTATAGGATACGGAAATCAAGAAATCACCTATACAGGTCAACAGTCTCTAGAAGTCAAGTTAAGCTCAGACTTAAAGGACCTCCAAGAAGTAATCGTTACAGGATACGGGACTCAAAAAAGAGAAAATCTGACAGGTTCGATTGCAACTGTGAGTGCTGAAAAGCTTGTAGACATCACATCCCCGAATATCGGAAACATGCTTCAAGGTAAAGTAGCTGGGGTGGATGTAATTGCTTCCACAGGTGCTCCAGGGGCACAACCAACGATCCGAATCCGAGGTAGAAGCTCTATCCGATCTTCTGTGACTCCGATATGGGTAGTAGATGGAGTAATTTGGCATGACACTCCTATCCTAAACCCTAACGATGTAGAATCAATCTCTGTATTGAAAGATGCTGCCGCAGCGGCTCTCTACGGATCCAGAGGTGCCAATGGTGTCGTTGTTGTAACTACCAAAGGGGCAAAAGCAGGAGTCAATAAAATGTCCCTAAATGTAAGATCGGGTGTAAGTATTTTTAATAGAAATGACTTCCAGGTCATGAATTCTGGCGAGCTGTATGACCTATGGACACAATTCCCAAATACGAATAGCATTCCAGGGTGGTTTGATGAATCGCTAAGACAAAGAGACACCGATTGGCTAGATGTAGGGACACAAGTTGGACAGGTTAGAGATTACAACTTATCCTATACTGGTACTTCAGAAAGAGCTAGACTTTTTACAGCTTTCAACTACTTTAACGAAACAGGAACGGTCAAAGGAGATAAGTTTGACAGACTTTCGGCTCGTATCAATTATGATTACGATGTAAACTCAAGACTGACCTTCAAACCTAAACTTGCTGCTACCTATACCACGAATGACAATGCTAGACATAGTATTTATGACATGTATAGAAACCTGCCTTGGGACAACCCTTTCAGAGAGGATGGATCTCCTATCAACACTTTAGCTCCAGGAGCAAACTGGCTCGGTAGAGATAACAGAAACTACTTGTATGACTTACAGTGGAATTTTGGTAATTCACAAATTTTTAATGTATTGAGTAACATGGATTTTTCATATGAAATCAATGAACACTTAACATTTACCTCTACTAACAGCTTAACTTTTTACACAGGAACAAGCTTTAATTATACGGACCCACGATCCAATTCTGGCCTTGCTGATAACGGTAGGATCTCTGCGGGTCAAAATAAACGTATTACAAGATTTACAAACCAAATGTTGTCTTATACAAGAACATTTGACAAACACTTTGTAAATGCCTTATTGGGTTATGAATTTAATGATTATGTATTCAGTAATGTATTTGCTCAAGGGAAAGGTATCCCAGCTGGTGCTCAAGTAGTCGACAACGCTTCTGAACCACAAGCAGTGGGTGGGACTAAAAATGATTACGCATTTCAATCATACCTGTTCAATGTCAACTATTCATACGACAATAGGTATAGTGCACAAGGGTCATTTAGAAGAGACGGATCTTCAAGATTTGGAGCCAACAATAGATATGGTAACTTCTTCTCTATCAGTGGCGCATGGAATATTCACAATGAGGCATTCTTCAACGTATCAGCTATCAATTACTTAAGAACAAAGGTGGCTTATGGACAAGTGGGTAATACACCATCAAGCTTATATCCTCACTTAGAGCTATTCTCTTTGAATGCGCAGTATGATGGCAACCCAGCTGCGGTTGCTACTTCTTTAGGGAACCCTAACTTGACTTGGGAAAAAACTGCAGCCTCAAACTTTGGGTTGGAAATTGGATTGTTTAATAGATTAGACATTGTGGCAGAATATTACATCAAAAACACCACTGACTTACTTCACTTTGTGCCTTTACCAAATATTTCTGGATTTGATGGATATTTTGATAATATCGGGAGCGTCCTCAACAAAGGGGTGGAACTGACTTTGGGAGCAGATGTGCTGAAAGCTAAGGACCTAAATTGGAGACTAGACTTCAACATCGGTTTGAACAGAAATGAAATCACTGAACTTTATGAAAACAGAAGGCAGATTTCAGGTTTCAGGATTATAGAGGTAGGTGAGGATATTGATACTTGGTTTATGCGTAGATGGGCTGGAGTAAATCCAGAAAACGGTACTCCACTATGGGAAAGAGTAGATCCTAATACAGGGGAAATAACCACTACCGGTAGTTATGCCCAAGCAACACTGCAAAAAGTAGGAACTTCTACACCTTTATTCTTTGGAGGTCTTACTTCTTCATTTGACTTTAAAGGATTCTATTTGAATGCAAATATTGCATTCTCTAAAGGAGCTCAAGTATATCACAGTGCTAGAGAAACTTTTGATAGTGATGGTGCATATCCTACCTATAACTACATGAGGCTAAGACCAGAATGGTCAAGATGGAGCCCAACTAATCCTAATGCTACCCATCCACAGCCAATCTTTGGTGGGAATAATGAAGCACACAGACCTTCATCAAGATTCTTGGAGGATGTAAGTTTTGTGAGACTAAGAAACGTTACTGCTGGATACAGGATACCAGCTTCTATTACTCAACGTTTCAAAGTATCCGGCATAGATGTATTTGTATCTGCGGATAACTTGGTCACCTTAACGTCCTTCTCTGGACTTGATCCCGAAGCAGCGATATTTGGTGATACTGGTTCACAGTATCCACTTCCTAGAAGAATCAACTTCGGTCTAAACTTGAACTTCTAA
- a CDS encoding VCBS repeat-containing protein codes for MRIFSLVVFGLCCILISSCTTNDSNEITFLQTVDHSFSGVTFENRIVENDSLNILTYEYLYNGGGVAVGDLNNDGLPDLIFVGNLSDNKVYLNKGGFTFEDVTRQTGLKGRTDFATGVSLVDINGDGFLDVYYCYSGPGDEYSRRNELFINNGDLTFTEKAKEYGLDAVGTYSTMAAFFDYDGDGDLDMFLLNHGKTFFNPLSQTSKLRAFRHPYYGNQLYQNNQGIFSDVSEEAGIIGNGLNFGLAVMVSDVNNDGWPDIFVTNDYNEQDFLYINQKDGTFDEVSKKAMTHQSKFSMGGDIADFNNDGWMDIFTLDMLPEDNKRQKLLKGGDEFDFYQALIDSGYHHQYMRNTLQLNRGLDKDADLVFQEIGQLSGISNTDWSWSGLFVDMDNDGWKDLAITNGFLRDFTNKDFLNYTYADAAKVSREKGEEPDLLALVKKIPSTKVGNYLFINKGDLSFENQSRQYGFDTPRISNGMAYADLDGDGTMDLIINNINEKATILKNISGQFLENNYIKFRLIGSGQNMQAIGAKVQIELPDGTIQIQELFPVRGYQSTVDTELHFGLGKFDQIKEATVIWPDQKISKLGVTQSNQLMVVTQEGAKMVENVADSNPSKTISFEEVSGILGINFTHKEKNFVDFKVNPLSFFQYSKLTPAIAVGDVNGDGYDDFFVGGGVGQSGELYLSKADGSFRTVSNGPWQKDAEQKDTGAIFFDANGDGLLDLYVSSGGTEFNLYFPLLQDRLYVNRGNAVFEKVEDALPDLTGNNALVLAHDFDGDGKIDLFVGGRSIPDQYGLSPWSFLLKNESTSDAVVFKDVTPANLRNVGMITSGVWYDMDGDGGEELVLTGEFMGVQVWKFLEGQATEISQSLGLDAGRGFWQSMMVADVNQDGVPDLILGNLGLNSQLKASKDQPILLTIGDFNNSGNVLSLMTNRIQGELYPIYSRDVLLSQLVHLKKRYVKYEDYAMASFEDVLSGQEVSFQQKTLDQLESVMLLSSPNGYASHSLPIEAQVSPITGIISLDDQLEEVLAVGNLYPFMVEIGAMNSGTGLILKKEKGGRRYSFSPTPIANLDIRGDVRAIKKLKRKNGQDLFLVVENNGPLKVFQLQE; via the coding sequence ATGAGGATATTTTCATTAGTTGTTTTCGGGTTATGCTGCATTTTAATTAGTTCTTGTACTACAAATGATAGTAATGAAATTACATTTCTTCAAACTGTTGATCACAGTTTTTCTGGGGTAACATTTGAAAACAGGATCGTAGAAAATGATAGTTTGAATATTCTTACTTACGAATATTTATACAATGGAGGAGGAGTAGCAGTAGGGGACTTGAATAATGATGGCTTGCCAGATTTGATTTTTGTTGGAAACCTTAGCGACAATAAAGTCTACCTTAACAAAGGAGGGTTCACTTTTGAAGATGTTACACGACAAACAGGACTGAAAGGTAGAACTGATTTTGCCACAGGAGTAAGTCTTGTGGATATCAATGGAGATGGGTTTTTGGATGTGTATTATTGCTATTCAGGACCAGGTGATGAGTATTCCAGAAGAAATGAACTCTTCATTAACAATGGAGATCTTACCTTTACCGAAAAGGCCAAAGAGTATGGGTTAGATGCTGTGGGCACTTACAGTACCATGGCAGCATTTTTTGATTATGATGGAGATGGAGATTTAGACATGTTTTTATTAAATCATGGGAAGACATTTTTTAATCCATTGAGCCAGACATCTAAGCTCAGGGCTTTTCGCCATCCATATTATGGCAATCAATTGTATCAAAATAACCAAGGCATCTTTTCTGATGTGAGTGAAGAAGCAGGCATCATTGGGAATGGCTTAAATTTTGGCTTGGCAGTTATGGTTTCGGATGTCAATAATGATGGTTGGCCTGATATATTTGTTACCAATGATTATAACGAACAGGATTTTTTATATATCAACCAAAAGGATGGGACCTTTGATGAGGTGTCCAAAAAAGCAATGACTCATCAATCAAAATTTTCCATGGGAGGTGATATTGCAGATTTTAATAATGACGGATGGATGGATATTTTTACCTTGGATATGCTTCCAGAAGACAACAAAAGACAAAAGCTTTTAAAAGGAGGCGATGAGTTTGACTTTTATCAGGCATTGATCGATAGTGGGTATCATCATCAATACATGCGAAATACGCTGCAGTTGAATAGGGGACTTGACAAGGATGCAGACTTGGTTTTTCAAGAAATTGGGCAGCTATCAGGCATATCCAATACCGATTGGAGTTGGTCTGGGCTTTTTGTGGATATGGATAACGATGGGTGGAAAGACTTAGCAATCACCAATGGGTTTTTGAGGGATTTCACCAACAAAGATTTTCTAAATTACACTTATGCTGATGCAGCAAAAGTATCACGAGAAAAGGGGGAAGAGCCAGATTTGCTTGCTTTGGTGAAAAAAATACCCAGTACCAAAGTAGGCAATTATCTTTTTATCAATAAGGGAGATTTGAGCTTTGAAAACCAATCTCGTCAATATGGTTTTGACACCCCAAGGATTTCCAATGGTATGGCTTATGCTGACTTGGATGGGGATGGTACTATGGATTTGATCATTAATAATATCAATGAAAAGGCTACCATCCTAAAAAATATCAGTGGGCAATTTTTGGAGAACAATTATATCAAATTCAGACTCATTGGCAGTGGACAAAATATGCAGGCAATTGGGGCAAAAGTACAGATTGAATTGCCTGATGGTACAATTCAGATACAGGAGTTGTTTCCTGTGAGAGGTTACCAATCGACCGTTGATACGGAGTTACACTTTGGTTTGGGGAAGTTTGATCAAATTAAGGAGGCTACCGTAATTTGGCCTGACCAAAAGATTTCTAAGTTAGGTGTCACTCAGTCCAATCAATTGATGGTAGTGACTCAAGAGGGAGCAAAAATGGTTGAGAATGTAGCAGATTCAAATCCTAGTAAAACGATCTCATTTGAGGAGGTATCAGGCATTTTGGGGATTAATTTCACTCATAAAGAAAAAAACTTTGTTGATTTCAAGGTCAATCCTTTGTCATTTTTTCAATACTCGAAGCTTACTCCTGCTATTGCTGTTGGGGATGTGAACGGCGATGGGTATGATGATTTTTTTGTAGGAGGGGGAGTAGGGCAATCAGGAGAATTATATCTCAGCAAAGCCGATGGATCGTTTCGGACTGTCAGCAATGGACCATGGCAAAAAGATGCTGAGCAAAAGGATACAGGAGCAATTTTCTTTGATGCCAATGGCGATGGCTTATTGGATCTATATGTCAGCAGTGGTGGTACGGAATTCAATCTTTATTTTCCGCTATTGCAAGATCGGCTGTATGTCAATCGAGGAAATGCCGTATTTGAAAAGGTGGAGGACGCTTTACCAGACCTGACGGGCAATAATGCGCTTGTATTGGCTCATGATTTTGATGGGGATGGCAAAATAGATTTGTTTGTTGGTGGACGTTCTATTCCGGATCAGTATGGCTTAAGTCCATGGAGTTTTTTATTGAAAAATGAAAGCACTTCAGATGCTGTAGTTTTCAAAGACGTCACTCCTGCCAATCTCAGAAATGTAGGTATGATTACTTCAGGTGTTTGGTATGATATGGATGGTGATGGAGGGGAAGAACTTGTATTAACGGGGGAGTTTATGGGAGTTCAAGTTTGGAAGTTTTTGGAAGGACAAGCTACAGAAATCAGCCAAAGCTTAGGCCTGGATGCTGGCAGGGGTTTTTGGCAAAGTATGATGGTGGCAGATGTTAATCAAGATGGCGTGCCAGATCTGATTTTGGGTAACTTAGGGCTCAACAGTCAATTGAAGGCATCCAAAGATCAACCAATTCTACTGACTATTGGTGATTTCAATAATTCGGGAAATGTTTTATCCTTGATGACTAACAGGATACAGGGAGAGCTGTATCCCATTTATTCGAGAGATGTATTGTTGAGTCAATTGGTACATTTGAAGAAGCGCTATGTGAAGTATGAAGATTATGCGATGGCAAGTTTTGAAGATGTTCTAAGTGGTCAAGAGGTGTCATTTCAGCAAAAAACTTTAGATCAGCTGGAGTCTGTCATGTTATTGAGTTCTCCTAATGGATATGCTTCTCATAGCTTGCCGATTGAGGCACAAGTCTCTCCTATTACAGGTATTATTTCCTTAGATGATCAATTGGAGGAGGTATTAGCGGTGGGTAATTTATATCCATTTATGGTGGAAATAGGAGCGATGAATAGTGGTACAGGGTTGATTTTGAAAAAGGAGAAAGGAGGGAGGAGGTATTCTTTTTCTCCAACACCTATTGCTAATCTGGATATACGGGGAGATGTGAGAGCAATTAAAAAGCTGAAAAGGAAAAATGGCCAGGATTTATTTTTAGTGGTAGAAAATAACGGTCCACTGAAGGTGTTTCAACTTCAAGAGTAA
- the agaR gene encoding transcriptional repressor AgaR, whose protein sequence is MKKTAYRRSQILEFLDSNGLVNVNELSQIFNVSEVTIRNDLANLEKNRLLVRAHGGAFKTSTVALPVEEKKKINLDWKKAIGSVAAQLIQENDSIILDSGTTTFEIANNLGEFKKLTVISNALDIINNLSKFENLDVLVPGGFLKEFSMSLVGPLAEKNFKQLHCNKLFLGVDGFKADIGVYTYHLEEAYLNQLMIEIADEVIVVADSSKFEKMGFAFIAGFNKINKVITDKNINSEHLKMLERNNVEVIVAS, encoded by the coding sequence ATGAAAAAAACAGCTTATCGCAGATCTCAGATTCTTGAATTTCTTGATAGTAATGGACTTGTAAATGTGAATGAACTAAGCCAGATTTTTAATGTAAGTGAAGTGACGATAAGGAATGATCTTGCTAATCTTGAAAAAAACAGGTTGTTGGTAAGAGCTCATGGAGGGGCATTTAAAACTAGCACAGTTGCATTACCTGTGGAAGAAAAGAAGAAAATAAACTTGGATTGGAAAAAGGCAATTGGAAGTGTTGCTGCGCAACTAATTCAGGAAAATGACTCTATTATTCTGGATTCGGGTACTACAACATTTGAAATTGCCAATAATTTAGGGGAATTTAAAAAGTTGACGGTGATAAGTAATGCCTTAGATATTATAAATAACCTTTCAAAATTCGAAAATTTGGATGTACTGGTGCCTGGAGGGTTTTTAAAGGAGTTTTCTATGTCTTTGGTAGGTCCTCTTGCGGAAAAAAACTTCAAGCAGCTTCACTGTAATAAACTTTTCTTGGGTGTTGATGGGTTTAAGGCAGATATAGGAGTTTATACCTATCATTTAGAAGAGGCGTATCTAAATCAGCTGATGATCGAAATTGCAGACGAGGTAATTGTGGTGGCTGATTCTTCCAAATTTGAAAAAATGGGTTTTGCCTTTATCGCAGGGTTTAATAAAATTAACAAAGTGATTACTGATAAGAACATTAATTCTGAGCACCTAAAAATGCTCGAAAGAAATAACGTGGAGGTAATTGTGGCTTCTTAA
- a CDS encoding DUF3472 domain-containing protein produces MKYMNIIFLTLLISLMSCSEPEQPKANEISYSNSFSIPLGGNTYQIAGQEMVGLDQNGISSWTSDQTVLGVFFKSSGTENVDLNLIIETQEGNSEIEVSIGDQKQKVQLSNGVSGLVKVGNFKIPVGYTAIELNALTKTGANFAKIRSINIEHNGEINAHYVKDNEDNNFYWGRRGPSVHLGYTTPDNQNIKWFYNEMTIPAGEDPIGSYFMANGFAEGYFGIQVNSATERRVLFSVWSPYVTDNPNEIPEDERILVLKKGAEVYTGEFGNEGSGGQSYLVYNWSAGTTYKFLNSVEPDGKGNTIYTGYFYAPEVGEWQIISRFQRPKTNTWYKRPHSFLENFNTRTGHIGRKVFYDNQWVRNIEGEWTELTEARFTGDPIASSGFRMDYAGGSKDGKFYLQNCGFFTPHTPLSSMHLRSPNNQTPVIDFEALETLGVEITAPETIAELDKSAWEIVEFSSEETSGEGATGRAKDIIDGKLDTYWHSQWTGTAAQYPHSFTLDFHATPNIKGFVFHQRDGSRKIKDYKIYGSNDFTSWSPISSGSLLNSAGQQVVTLNEPINIRYIKFEALNAHDGQDFAALAEMGAF; encoded by the coding sequence ATGAAATACATGAATATTATTTTCTTGACACTATTGATTTCTCTGATGAGCTGCTCCGAGCCAGAGCAACCAAAAGCCAATGAGATTTCCTACTCCAATTCATTTTCAATTCCTCTAGGAGGAAACACCTATCAGATTGCTGGGCAAGAAATGGTAGGATTAGACCAAAATGGCATATCTAGCTGGACTTCTGACCAAACAGTCTTGGGTGTTTTTTTCAAATCTTCTGGTACAGAGAATGTAGATCTCAACCTTATCATAGAGACTCAAGAGGGAAACTCAGAAATCGAAGTTAGTATAGGAGACCAAAAGCAAAAAGTACAATTAAGCAATGGGGTATCAGGACTTGTAAAAGTGGGGAATTTCAAAATACCTGTAGGATATACGGCTATAGAACTCAATGCACTAACTAAAACCGGAGCAAATTTTGCGAAGATCAGAAGCATAAACATTGAGCATAATGGAGAGATCAATGCTCACTATGTAAAAGACAACGAAGACAATAACTTCTATTGGGGACGTAGAGGCCCTTCTGTACATTTAGGATATACCACTCCAGACAATCAGAACATTAAATGGTTCTATAATGAAATGACCATACCAGCAGGAGAAGATCCTATTGGGTCATACTTTATGGCCAATGGCTTTGCAGAAGGCTACTTTGGAATTCAAGTCAACTCAGCAACTGAGCGGAGAGTTCTCTTTTCCGTATGGAGTCCTTATGTTACAGACAACCCCAATGAAATCCCAGAAGATGAGCGCATCCTTGTCCTTAAAAAAGGAGCTGAAGTCTACACTGGCGAATTTGGAAATGAAGGCTCAGGAGGACAAAGCTACCTAGTATATAACTGGTCAGCTGGTACCACCTACAAATTTTTAAATTCAGTGGAACCTGATGGAAAAGGAAATACCATATATACAGGGTATTTTTATGCTCCTGAAGTGGGGGAATGGCAAATCATTTCAAGATTTCAAAGACCAAAAACGAATACTTGGTACAAAAGACCTCATTCATTTTTGGAAAACTTCAATACTAGGACTGGACATATCGGAAGAAAAGTGTTTTATGACAACCAATGGGTAAGAAACATTGAAGGAGAGTGGACAGAACTTACAGAAGCACGATTTACAGGAGATCCAATAGCAAGCTCAGGTTTTAGAATGGATTATGCTGGCGGAAGCAAAGACGGGAAATTCTACCTTCAAAATTGTGGCTTTTTCACGCCTCATACACCTCTAAGCAGTATGCATCTCAGGTCCCCAAACAATCAAACCCCTGTTATAGACTTTGAAGCACTTGAAACACTAGGGGTAGAAATTACAGCTCCTGAAACAATTGCGGAACTTGACAAGTCAGCTTGGGAGATTGTAGAATTCAGCTCCGAAGAAACTAGCGGAGAAGGAGCTACTGGAAGAGCTAAAGATATCATTGATGGTAAACTTGACACGTACTGGCACAGTCAATGGACTGGCACGGCAGCCCAATACCCACATTCCTTTACCTTGGATTTCCATGCAACACCTAATATCAAGGGATTTGTTTTTCATCAAAGAGATGGATCTCGAAAAATCAAAGATTACAAAATTTACGGCAGTAATGACTTCACATCTTGGAGTCCAATTAGCTCGGGCTCGCTCTTAAATAGCGCAGGACAGCAAGTTGTTACGTTAAACGAACCCATCAACATTCGATACATCAAATTTGAAGCACTCAATGCACATGATGGGCAAGACTTTGCAGCCCTAGCAGAGATGGGAGCATTTTAA